From Watersipora subatra chromosome 8, tzWatSuba1.1, whole genome shotgun sequence, a single genomic window includes:
- the LOC137402487 gene encoding ATP-dependent DNA helicase PIF1-like, with protein MAHKETLEALDRTLKDLYNSDKLMGGVCVILAGDFCQILPVIPRGTPADKLKACLKDCYIWHCVEVCKLTTNMRVHMGRDDALGEFSAQLLNISEGKLPVNNGLMFLPDSCGFIVDTEDNLLQKVYQNIHENYLQHQWLKKRVILAPKNATVDHIHQLLLEKIPGTTTSFLSMDCVVEENDSVNYPTKFLNSLQPASMPPHNLQLCLGAPVMLLRNLDLPRLCNGTRLIIKNLSPNLICATVLTGAAMGEQVFIPRIPLIPTNVPFQLKRIQFPVRLSFALTINKSQGQTLKTVGIHLLTPCSLMDSCMLRYPE; from the coding sequence ATGGCACATAAAGAAACATTGGAAGCTCTGGATCGCACGCTTAAAGACCTTTATAACAGTGACAAACTTATGGGTGGTGTATGTGTAATTCTTGCTGGCGATTTTTGTCAAATCCTACCGGTCATACCTAGAGGAACTCCAGCTGATAAACTCAAAGCTTGCCTAAAGGATTGTTATATATGGCACTGTGTAGAAGTTTGTAAACTAACGACAAATATGAGAGTGCATATGGGAAGGGATGATGCTTTGGGGGAGTTTTCTgcacaacttttaaatatcagtGAGGGAAAGCTACCAGTTAACAATGGGCTAATGTTTTTACCTGATAGTTGCGGATTTATTGTAGACACAGAAGACAatttactacaaaaagtgtACCAAAATATTCACGAAAACTATCTTCAGCACCAATGGCTAAAAAAAAGGGTAATTCTGGCACCTAAAAATGCCACTGTTGACCACATCCATCAACTACTTCTGGAAAAAATTCCTGGGACTACGACTTCATTCCTCAGCATGGACTGTGTTGTTGAAGAGAATGACTCTGTCAATTATCCTACAAAATTTTTGAACTCCTTACAGCCTGCCAGTATGCCTCCTCATAATCTTCAACTATGCCTTGGTGCCCCAGTTATGCTTCTTCGAAATTTGGATTTACCTAGACTTTGTAATGGAACAAGGTTGATCATCAAAAATCTATCTCCAAATCTTATTTGTGCTACTGTGCTTACCGGAGCTGCGATGGGTGAACAAGTTTTTATCCCTAGAATACCACTAATTCCGacaaatgtgccatttcaacTTAAACGTATTCAGTTTCCTGTTAGACTGTCATTTGCTTTGACTATCAACAAATCCCAAGgtcaaacactaaaaactgtcGGCATTCACCTCCTTACACCATGCTCTCTCatggacagttgtatgttgcgcTATCCCGAGTAG